The following is a genomic window from Bacteroidota bacterium.
GCCGGCGTGTTTGTTTTTTTCTGGTTGCCCGTCATTTTACTTTCGTTGCTGCTGGTGGTGAATACCATTCCGTATTTCACTTTCAAAACCGATTTTTCTTTTCTCCGCGACAGAACGGTGTTGTACAATAAATGGGTGTGGCGCTGGAGTTTTTACATTCACATTGCTGCCGGAGCTTTCTGCATTCTCACCGCGCTGCTGCAATTCTCTTCCTGGATTCTGCACAAGCGAAAAAAAATTCATACGGTGGCGGGAAAAATTTATGTGTTCGTCGTCTTGTTGCTCGGCGCGCCCAGCGGATTCTACATGACTTTTTTTGCAGAAGGCGGTCCTGCAGAAAGAATTTGCTTCATGTGCATGGCGGTGTTCTGGTTTTTTACAACG
Proteins encoded in this region:
- a CDS encoding DUF2306 domain-containing protein — protein: MLSARNAMNAGVFVFFWLPVILLSLLLVVNTIPYFTFKTDFSFLRDRTVLYNKWVWRWSFYIHIAAGAFCILTALLQFSSWILHKRKKIHTVAGKIYVFVVLLLGAPSGFYMTFFAEGGPAERICFMCMAVFWFFTTYKGFVTAAYQKNYLAHKFWMMRSYAMVLTAVTFRVYHIIFHHAGMEEFTNYSVSLWISVIGNALVAEAIIFFQARNYLKTITT